A genomic stretch from Deltaproteobacteria bacterium includes:
- a CDS encoding acyl-CoA/acyl-ACP dehydrogenase, giving the protein MDFGFTEEQKMLRDNIRKFVNKEIKGPYARDLDEDPEKMFIDEAMWKKIKDLGVFEMAVPEEYGGVGGTFMDDVIINEEFARGSAAVAMSFGATTGFGARAILFSGSEEQKRFFLPKIAEAEIRFAMAVTEPGGGTDILGALRTFARQEGDSFVVSGQKVFITNAHKADYLLTLVKTDRETTKKTNALSLFLIPVRDNPGIKIVPLKKFTIKGASACEIFFDEARVPAAFMLGKLNNGWYELLKTLNHERIMVAALTNGIGQAALEDMVEYARTREAFSRPIGQYQAIQHKIADTVMDLEFAKLITYKATWLLEAGHPCHLEAAMAKLVSSEMAFKAATRGLDILAGYGVTIEYDMQRYFRDSRQCTFSPISNEMVRNFIAENYGLPRSY; this is encoded by the coding sequence ATGGATTTCGGATTCACGGAAGAGCAGAAGATGCTCAGGGACAATATAAGGAAATTTGTCAATAAGGAAATCAAAGGACCCTATGCCCGGGACCTGGATGAAGACCCGGAGAAGATGTTTATCGATGAGGCCATGTGGAAGAAAATTAAAGACCTCGGGGTTTTTGAAATGGCCGTGCCGGAGGAATACGGCGGTGTGGGTGGAACCTTCATGGATGACGTGATCATCAATGAGGAATTTGCCCGGGGCTCGGCGGCTGTGGCCATGTCCTTCGGAGCCACCACCGGTTTCGGGGCCAGGGCCATCCTTTTCAGCGGCTCGGAGGAGCAGAAACGATTCTTCCTTCCCAAGATCGCCGAGGCCGAGATCCGGTTCGCCATGGCGGTGACTGAACCGGGAGGGGGTACGGATATCCTCGGGGCCTTGAGGACCTTTGCCCGGCAGGAGGGGGACTCTTTCGTCGTTAGCGGCCAGAAGGTATTCATCACTAATGCTCACAAGGCTGATTACCTATTAACTCTCGTAAAAACGGACAGGGAAACGACTAAAAAAACAAACGCCCTTTCCCTCTTCCTGATTCCGGTACGTGATAATCCGGGAATAAAGATCGTCCCCCTTAAAAAATTCACCATTAAAGGGGCCTCGGCCTGCGAAATTTTTTTCGACGAGGCGAGGGTCCCCGCTGCCTTCATGCTGGGCAAACTAAATAACGGCTGGTATGAGCTTTTAAAGACGCTTAACCACGAAAGAATCATGGTGGCGGCCCTGACCAATGGCATCGGCCAGGCGGCCCTGGAAGATATGGTCGAATATGCCAGGACCCGGGAAGCCTTCAGCCGGCCGATCGGACAATATCAGGCTATTCAGCATAAAATAGCCGATACGGTTATGGATCTGGAATTCGCTAAACTGATTACCTACAAGGCCACCTGGCTGCTTGAGGCCGGACACCCCTGTCACCTGGAAGCCGCCATGGCTAAGCTGGTCAGCTCCGAAATGGCCTTTAAGGCGGCCACCCGGGGCCTGGATATCCTGGCCGGATACGGGGTCACCATCGAATATGATATGCAGCGCTATTTCAGGGATTCCCGTCAATGCACCTTTTCGCCCATCTCCAATGAAATGGTGCGCAATTTTATTGCCGAGAACTATGGCCTTCCAAGGTCTTATTGA